GCTCGAGATCCGATAGGTTGTGCTGTGTGGATGAATTCATCAATAATAACTTGCAAAATTAATAATTGTCTGTTTGATAACATTGATGATCACCTCTGTTAGCACTCTTAGCACCCGAGTGCTAAATCTATTATTAAATTATCAAATGCAGGCAAAAATGTCAATATGCATGCTTATAATTTTTAAATAATAATTGCTACTTCGCAGTAAGTATTCGTTTGAATTTCTCTTGTTCTATTAAGAATTCTTGAAACACCTCATTACCAAATAATTGACCTGCTTGTGTTAACCTCACCTGGTCTCCCACTTCTTCTATCCATTTTTTCTCTTTTAATTGTTGTAACTCATCATCATATAAATCAGTTAATGCTAGATTATATTTTTCACTAAAGCCAATTTTTGATACACCAGATCGTTTACGTAATCCTAGAAACATTTCTTCTTCAATTTGTTCCTTCACTCCAATTGGTTCTCTATGAAGTACTGGAAAATCGTTCTCATTCGCTTTTTTAAAATATGCAGGAAATGGACGTAAATTAACAATTCGTTCCCCTGGTAAATACCCATGCGCACCTGCGCCAAAACCAAAATAGTAATCATTATTCCAATAGGTTAAATTATGCTTACTCTCATAGCCAGGAACGGCAAAATTACTTATTTCATATTGATTCTTTCCGTGTTTCTCCATCTGGGTAATTAAATGCTCATACATGTCCGCTTCTGTTTCTTCCGGTTGCCTTTTTAATTTCCCTTTTTTATAACGTTGATAAAAAACAGTTTTGGGTTCAATTTGCAACGAATAAGAGGAGTAATGTGGCAAATCAAAAGCTAAAGCTTCTTGTACTGTTTTTTCAAATCCTGTCATTGTTTGTGTTGGTAGACTATATATTAAATCAATACTAATGTTCGTAATACCGTGTTTTTTCAGGGCATCAACATTTTGATAAACATCTTTAATTCGATGAAGTCTCCCTAATTGTTCTAGTAGTTCATCATCAAAGACTTGTGCTCCCATCGATATTCGATTTACACCAAAGGCTTTTAACAACTTTATTTTCTCTTCGTCTAAATCACCTGGGTTTGCTTCAAACGTATATTCTTCAACACTTTCCACTTCAAAGTATTTACCAATTGATGTAAGTAATTGTTGCAATTGTTTTGTATTAAGCGCAGTTGGTGTTCCCCCACCAACGAATATTGTTTTCATCTTTTGCCTTGGTTCCTTTATATAGGCTGCCATTTCTTTATCTAATGCAATTAAATAATCATCCGCCATTTTTTCTTCATAAAAGAATTTTGTGAAGTCACAATAGTGACAGATCTTCTCACAAAATGGAATGTGGATATATACCGATGATACCATTAACTTTCTCCCCTTCTTTATTCGATGTGATAATAGTAACTAGAAACCCTTGCCACATTAATGACAAGGGTTAGTTTTAATTATCTTCATCCATCCGCAAGACAGCCATAAATGCTTCTTATTTATTGTTTATGACTAATCATATTCTATAATAACCTATTGTAATTAGCAACGTATTCACATCAATGTTTTATGGTGTTTGTTTTATTTAATTGAATTTAATCATATTTTATTAAAACTAAGAATTATTTATTTTATGGTGGCGAATTGGTGGAACCCATTGACCAGTTGTGTTGTGATAAACAACTGGTTTTTCACCTTAAATACTCGTTTCAAATATAACTATGATCTAGTTTATACCTATAAATATTTCCTACTGTTTTAATAGTTTCTCACATTTTATTTTCAATCTCTACATTATATATGTGTTGAAAGAAATTTCTATAATATCATTAATATTACGCTAAAAAGAAAAGAACACGTACAATGAAATTATAATTACCTACAAAATACATAGGATAGCCAATTGAGGCGATTCGTAATCCGAACTTTAGTTTGATTTAATTTAGTGCAGAACATTGTTTTGAGAACCGTTTACTTTATCTCCTATTTTCTTAATTTATTAAAAGTAACCATAATTTAAGGTGTTGGTCACTTTTTTGGTCACTAAAATAAACAGCTAATATTATTTTTATAGTCAGGTAGTCAACCCATGTGACCGTCAATTAAAATGAAACAGAATTTTCTTGAAAGAATCATTTATGGGATATATTTTTGATCTACATATGACAAGTAACTATTGGGCAATATAAATAATATAATGTTTTATAGGAGGTATAAATGTATTGGAACAGGAAAAGCAAATTAGGCTTACATCAACTGAAATAACTCAACTATGGGCTCAATACATGAATGATAGTGCAAGTATTTGTATGTTAACTTACTTTTCAGAAAAGGCTGAAGATGCTGAGATTAAACCTATAATTGATCATGCTTTAGAGCTATCACAGGCTCACATACAAAAGTTAACCTCAATATTCACCAAGGAAAAGAGCAAAGTACCTCATGGATTTAACGTAGAGGAAGATGTTGATTTAACTGCTCCTAGATTGTATTCAGATAGCTATGTATTAAATTATATTCATCAAATGGCTATGATTGGGCTTACCAATTACGCCGCAAGTTTATCAGCATCAGTAAGAACAGATATAACAGACTACTACATGGAATGTCTCTCAGAGATAACAAAATTATATAAGATGTCAAAGGATTTATTATTGTCAAAAGGTCTGTACATAAGGTCTCCTTATCTACCAAATATAGAAAAAGTTGACTTTGTGAAAAAGCAAGGTTTCTTATGGGATATACTTACAGACAAAAGACCTTTATTAGCATCAGAGGTCGCTAATTTATTTACAAATCTTCAAAGGAATGCTTTAGGGTCATCTACCCTTACTGGTTTTAGTCAGGTTGCACAGGAAAAGGATGTTAAACAATTCTTTATAAGAGGTACAGAAATCGCAAAAAAGCATAGCAAACTATTTGGGACGAAATTAGAAGAAAGTAACCTCCCTATTTCTATTTCATGGGCAACAGAAGTTACAAACAGCACAACTCATACATTTTCAGATAAAATCATGATGTTTTATACTACTGCTTTGATTTCTCTAAGTGTTGGGTTTTATGGCACAAGTCTTGCTCAAAGTCCCAGAGTAGATATAGGTGTAATGTATAACAGACTATCTTTAGAAATTCAGTTATATTCTGAGGATGGAGCAAATATCATGATAAAAAATAGATGGTTAGAACAACCTCCAATGGCATCTGACAGGGATGAGTTAGCTAAAAAGAACATGTAAAATTAAAATTATACTATAGTTTCCGTTGAGGGAGTTCTTAGAACTCCTCATTTTTATATGCAATGGCTAAGCCCTCCCTACTGTAATAGTGCAAGTTTCGCTATGTCCCTTATATCAGTAACCTACCACATTAATTTAATAAGAGTTATACCGTGTTTTTGTATAAATATAACATCACATTCATCTTGTCTTGTATATAAAGCATTGTAGTCGTTATGCTACATAAACACTACATAAATTGATCCACACGAATCCTTTTAGCATTTACCTATGAATATTAATTTAAAGATTTTAACTTGAAAAATAGTGTGTCGAATTATCGAGCAAAAATTGTACCAGCCTATTAAGCGGTCACATCCAACTGTCCTCATTAATTATCATTAGATTAATTTTCCGTTCTTTCCAATAAATTAGTTTGCATTCTCTTATACTAAACACACTCAATAAGGACTAACGTTCTTTTCAATCAGGTAAAGATATTATGAAAGTTCTAGTTATTATCTTTATTACGTAGTAAATCTTTTTCATACCAAATCTGAAAACAATATATTAAAAGGGCTAAACCAATCATCATTAAATATGTAATATGTGGCGACAATTCTCCCGAGGCCATTCCAAGTTTTTGTTGGACTGGATACCATAAATATATATATACACCATCTAATATTAGGTTTGTTATTAAATAAACAATAAATTTCCCATAGGTAAACTTAAAAATCCATATTGTGGCTACTAAATAAGCACTATATACCCAAGGAATATTTGCAACTTTGTCCCAATCAAAGAGCCCTGATTCTCTCCACCAATTATAATGATATGCCGCTTGGTATGTTAGAGTGTTGACTACAGTTACAAACAATCCAACTGGTAGAAATCTTTTAAGCGTTTTATCTCCAATTAGCACCAGTGATGCAATAGGAAGCAAAAACATTAGCCATAGAATTATTTGATTCACATTAATTATCCTTTCCAATCAATACGTTTAATCTAGGTATTCCCCATATGTTTAGATTAAATGTATTGATTGGAAAAGCATTAAAGTCCTATAAGGCAATTTAAAGTGAAAATTATTTTTGAAAGAAAACGAATGTATAGATATAGAAGGTTTTATTATTAAGCCACTCAATCAAAATAGAATTGAGGTTGATGTTGCGGACGGTTTGGAGTTTTTAAACATTGAGGATATAGTTGATATTTCTTTGCAATAAACACTTGACATATTAACCTTATAAGGTTATAATTAATATATAAAGTAATAAGGAGGTGAACAAATGTTAGAAGGTCTAAGTAAAATAATAGAAGCGATAGCCACTTTAACAACAGCCACCGCTTCATTAATAACAGCTATCGTCGCTTACAAAATATTCAAAAAGGATAAAGAGTAAACGACACGCAGTAAGGAGTTGGTGCTCCTTACTGCTACTATAACACTCATGAAAGGGGTTTTCAATTATGACCTTTATTATTGCGTTATCCTCTTTTATTATATCGTTAACAGTGCTACTAATCGTATTAATGTTGAAAAAGACTAAATAGAAATTAGACCTTCTAACATTTCGAATTATGGATAAAGAAATTAATAATTATATGACACCAGCTGAAGCTGCATACCGTTGGGGTAAGAATCAGGAAACCGTTAAAAATAAGTTAAAGCCATCTTTAAATAGTGAGCTTGATCAAATGATCAAGCGTGGTTTAATTAAATATTATCAAAAGCCAAATGGTCAAAGAAAAGAATGGATTGTAAGTGTTCAAGCAATGGAAGAATGGTTCGGAAAATCAAATTAAAAACCTTGAGAACTGGAAGAAATAAGCAACGAATTAATCACATTTAAAAAGTTAATAAAGAAAAATGAGGTGAGTAATATTGAAAGAAGATATTCGAAAATTAATTGAATCTGATATCACGGGTTATAAAATCAATAAA
The nucleotide sequence above comes from Paraliobacillus zengyii. Encoded proteins:
- the hemW gene encoding radical SAM family heme chaperone HemW — its product is MVSSVYIHIPFCEKICHYCDFTKFFYEEKMADDYLIALDKEMAAYIKEPRQKMKTIFVGGGTPTALNTKQLQQLLTSIGKYFEVESVEEYTFEANPGDLDEEKIKLLKAFGVNRISMGAQVFDDELLEQLGRLHRIKDVYQNVDALKKHGITNISIDLIYSLPTQTMTGFEKTVQEALAFDLPHYSSYSLQIEPKTVFYQRYKKGKLKRQPEETEADMYEHLITQMEKHGKNQYEISNFAVPGYESKHNLTYWNNDYYFGFGAGAHGYLPGERIVNLRPFPAYFKKANENDFPVLHREPIGVKEQIEEEMFLGLRKRSGVSKIGFSEKYNLALTDLYDDELQQLKEKKWIEEVGDQVRLTQAGQLFGNEVFQEFLIEQEKFKRILTAK
- a CDS encoding DUF3231 family protein, with translation MEQEKQIRLTSTEITQLWAQYMNDSASICMLTYFSEKAEDAEIKPIIDHALELSQAHIQKLTSIFTKEKSKVPHGFNVEEDVDLTAPRLYSDSYVLNYIHQMAMIGLTNYAASLSASVRTDITDYYMECLSEITKLYKMSKDLLLSKGLYIRSPYLPNIEKVDFVKKQGFLWDILTDKRPLLASEVANLFTNLQRNALGSSTLTGFSQVAQEKDVKQFFIRGTEIAKKHSKLFGTKLEESNLPISISWATEVTNSTTHTFSDKIMMFYTTALISLSVGFYGTSLAQSPRVDIGVMYNRLSLEIQLYSEDGANIMIKNRWLEQPPMASDRDELAKKNM
- a CDS encoding helix-turn-helix domain-containing protein is translated as MDKEINNYMTPAEAAYRWGKNQETVKNKLKPSLNSELDQMIKRGLIKYYQKPNGQRKEWIVSVQAMEEWFGKSN